The Juglans regia cultivar Chandler chromosome 2, Walnut 2.0, whole genome shotgun sequence genome includes a window with the following:
- the LOC109014052 gene encoding transcription factor MYB41-like: protein MGKPPCCDKDGLKKGPWTAEEDQKLIDYIQKHGHGRWRILPKNAGLKRCGKSCRLRWTNYLRPDIKRGRFSFEEEETIIQLHCVLGNKWSAIAAHLPGRTDNEIKNYWNTHIRKRLARMGIDPVTHTPRLDLLELSSILSSSLYHSSQLNLPSLLGIGPFANPNIQNLVTAFNLSSQRKTSDMNTCQYLQQNQFDNTLVGNHQFQSSQPIQPSTIYSGQANQLHSRPIQEIQHCAASSTLSAPFQSEVPQLTQAKMEQLSPNLAYFGSQNSLPNLWPNIGERPDHLAMGDIPNFPEFDSIIDPNSENHVLHSNNIERIPSFSFDSFITTPSSSSTPLNSSAATSYANCSTEYEDSYCSNSLMYNIPNSLNASGLRM from the exons ATGGGAAAACCTCCTTGTTGTGACAAAGATGGACTGAAGAAAGGCCCATGGACTGCAGAAGAAGATCAGAAACTGATTGATTATATTCAGAAGCATGGGCACGGTAGATGGCGAATCCTTCCGAAGAATGCAG GTCTAAAAAGATGTGGAAAGAGTTGCCGGCTTCGCTGGACAAACTATTTGAGACCTGACATCAAGAGAGGGAGGTTTTCATTTGAAGAAGAGGAGACCATAATACAACTGCACTGTGTTTTGGGAAACAA GTGGTCCGCCATTGCTGCCCACTTGCCGGGAAGAACGGATAACGAGATAAAGAACTATTGGAACACCCACATCAGAAAGAGGCTGGCGAGAATGGGAATCGATCCAGTTACTCATACCCCACGCCTTGATCTTCTCGAACTCTCCTCGATTCTGAGCTCATCTCTCTAccactcatctcaactcaatctACCAAGTTTGCTTGGGATCGGACCTTTTGCGAACCCGAATATTCAAAATCTAGTCACAGCTTTCAACTTGTCATCCCAACGCAAAACATCGGACATGAATACTTGTCAATATCTCCAGCAAAACCAATTTGACAATACCCTAGTTGGAAATCATCAGTTCCAGTCCTCCCAACCAATTCAGCCAAGCACAATTTATTCTGGACAAGCAAACCAGCTCCACAGCCGACCAATCCAAGAAATTCAACACTGTGCAGCATCAAGCACTCTAAGTGCTCCATTTCAAAGCGAAGTACCCCAGCTCACACAAGCCAAAATGGAGCAACTCTCACCAAACCTTGCTTATTTTGGCTCCCAAAACTCTCTACCAAATTTGTGGCCAAATATTGGAGAGCGTCCTGATCATTTAGCCATGGGTGATATTCCTAATTTTCCAGAGTTCGACTCCATTATTGACCCTAACTCAGAAAACCATGTTTTACACTCAAACAATATCGAGCGGATACCAAGTTTCAGTTTTGACTCATTCATAACAACACCTTCATCTAGTTCCACTCCCTTAAATTCATCGGCTGCTACCAGCTATGCCAACTGCAGCACTGAATATGAGGATAGTTACTGCAGCAATTCTTTGATGTATAATATACCAAATAGCTTAAATGCCAGTGGACTGCGTATGTAA